The following coding sequences lie in one Delphinus delphis chromosome 9, mDelDel1.2, whole genome shotgun sequence genomic window:
- the TMEM60 gene encoding transmembrane protein 60, with translation MRMSLAQRVLLTWLFTLLFLIMLVLKLDEKAPWNWFLIFIPVWIFDTILLVMLIVKMAGRCKSGFDPRHGSHNIKKKAWYLIAMLLKLAFCLALCAKLEQFTTMNLSYVFIPLWALLAGALIELGYNVFFVRD, from the coding sequence ATGAGAATGTCCTTGGCTCAGAGAGTACTACTCACCTGGCTTTTCACATTACTCTTCTTGATCATGTTGGTGTTGAAACTGGATGAGAAGGCACCTTGGAACTGGTTCCTCATATTTATTCCAGTCTGGATATTTGATACTATCCTTCTTGTCATGCTGATTGTGAAAATGGCTGGGCGATGTAAGTCTGGCTTTGACCCTCGACATGGAtcacacaatattaaaaaaaaagcctggtaCCTCATTGCAATGTTACTTAAATTAGCCTTCTGCCTTGCACTCTGTGCTAAACTGGAACAGTTTACTACCATGAATCTGTCCTATGTCTTCATTCCTTTATGGGCCTTACTGGCTGGGGCTTTGATAGAGCTTGGATATAACGTCTTTTTTGTGAGAGACTGA